From the genome of Halomonas sp. MCCC 1A13316, one region includes:
- the serA gene encoding phosphoglycerate dehydrogenase yields the protein MAKTSLDKSKIKILLLEGVHQSAVDNFLNAGYTNIEHLTTSLDEASLVDKIRDVHFLGIRSRTQLNERVFAAAEKLSAVGCFCIGTNQVDLNAALTRGIPVFNAPYSNTRSVAELVLAEAIMLLRGIPEKNARAHQGGWLKSAKASHEARGKTLGIVGYGNIGAQLSVLAESLGFNVIFYDVVTKLGMGNANQVASLEELLARADVVSLHVPELPSTKWMIAKDQLALMKPSGILINASRGSVVVIEDLAEALAAGRLYGAAIDVFPVEPKGNDEEFVSPLRGLPNVILTPHIGGSTLEAQENIGIEVSEKMITYSDNGTTVTAVNFPEVALPAHPDKHRVLHIHDNVPGVLSEINRVLSESGINISGQYLQTNEKVGYVVIDVDKAYGEQALEALRKVEHTLRVRVLYSETNFED from the coding sequence ATGGCCAAAACGTCCCTGGACAAGAGCAAGATCAAGATCCTGCTGCTCGAGGGCGTCCACCAAAGCGCGGTGGACAATTTCCTGAATGCCGGTTACACCAATATCGAGCACCTGACCACCTCGCTCGACGAGGCCTCGCTGGTCGACAAGATTCGTGACGTGCACTTCCTCGGCATTCGCTCGCGCACCCAGCTCAACGAGCGGGTCTTCGCCGCCGCCGAGAAGCTCAGCGCCGTGGGTTGCTTCTGCATCGGTACCAACCAGGTCGACCTCAATGCGGCGCTTACGCGCGGCATCCCGGTGTTCAACGCCCCCTACTCCAACACTCGCTCGGTGGCGGAGCTAGTGCTGGCCGAGGCCATCATGCTGCTTCGCGGCATTCCCGAGAAGAACGCCCGCGCCCACCAGGGCGGCTGGCTCAAGAGCGCCAAGGCCTCCCACGAGGCCCGCGGCAAGACGCTGGGCATCGTCGGCTACGGCAACATCGGCGCCCAGCTCTCCGTGCTGGCCGAGTCGCTCGGCTTCAACGTCATTTTCTATGACGTGGTGACCAAACTCGGCATGGGCAATGCCAACCAGGTGGCAAGCCTCGAGGAACTCCTGGCCCGGGCCGATGTGGTCAGCCTGCACGTGCCCGAACTGCCCTCCACCAAGTGGATGATCGCCAAGGATCAACTGGCGCTGATGAAGCCCAGCGGCATCCTGATCAACGCCTCCCGCGGTAGCGTGGTGGTGATCGAGGACCTGGCCGAGGCACTCGCGGCCGGTCGCCTCTACGGTGCCGCCATCGACGTCTTCCCGGTGGAGCCCAAGGGCAACGACGAAGAGTTCGTCAGCCCGCTGCGTGGCCTGCCCAACGTGATCCTCACGCCGCACATCGGCGGTTCCACTCTCGAGGCCCAGGAGAACATCGGCATCGAGGTCTCCGAGAAGATGATCACCTACTCGGACAACGGCACCACCGTCACCGCGGTCAACTTCCCCGAGGTGGCACTGCCGGCTCACCCGGACAAGCACCGCGTCCTGCACATTCACGACAACGTGCCGGGTGTGCTCTCCGAGATCAACCGGGTGCTCTCCGAAAGCGGCATCAACATCTCCGGCCAGTACCTGCAAACCAACGAGAAAGTCGGTTACGTGGTCATCGACGTGGACAAGGCCTACGGTGAGCAGGCACTCGAGGCGCTGCGCAAGGTCGAACACACCCTGCGCGTAAGGGTGCTCTACTCCGAGACCAATTTCGAGGATTGA
- a CDS encoding IS481 family transposase — protein MTTEEKVARRKLSLLELAKDLQNVSKACKVMGYSRQQFYEIRRNYQTFGSEGLIDKLPGPRGPHPNRVSEEIETAILEHSLAFPTHGPVRVAQELALRGIQVSSTGVRGVWGRHDLLTRHERLLRLERATREQKIELTEDQVRHLERFSPEFRERHIEVHHTGELVAVDTFFVGTLKGVGKVYLQSVIDCFSRYAWGRLYTSKLPITAVHVLNNDVLPFFEAHNAKVSTVLSDNGREFCGRKDQHPYELFLQLEEIEHRTTKVRRPQSNGFVERLHRTLLDEHFRIQGRTKWYEALEEMQQDLDDYLATYNTKRPHQGRNMKGATPYAVFKKGLPKETKKEPRKTAENTA, from the coding sequence ATGACCACCGAAGAAAAGGTAGCACGTCGCAAGCTCAGTCTCCTAGAACTGGCCAAGGATCTGCAGAACGTCAGCAAGGCCTGCAAGGTCATGGGCTACTCCCGGCAGCAGTTCTATGAGATCCGTCGCAACTATCAAACCTTCGGCTCTGAAGGGCTGATCGACAAGCTCCCCGGGCCACGGGGACCACACCCCAATCGCGTCAGCGAAGAGATCGAAACGGCTATCCTCGAGCACAGCCTGGCCTTCCCCACTCACGGTCCGGTTCGTGTCGCGCAAGAACTGGCGCTACGTGGCATTCAGGTCAGCTCTACGGGCGTCAGAGGCGTCTGGGGACGCCATGACTTGCTGACCCGTCATGAACGCCTTCTGCGGCTCGAGAGGGCCACACGCGAGCAGAAGATCGAGCTGACCGAAGATCAAGTCCGCCACCTGGAGCGGTTCAGCCCTGAGTTTCGTGAACGGCATATCGAAGTCCATCACACCGGCGAGCTGGTCGCTGTCGACACCTTCTTCGTCGGTACGCTCAAGGGGGTTGGCAAGGTCTATCTCCAGTCCGTCATCGACTGCTTCAGCCGCTACGCCTGGGGCCGCCTCTACACCAGCAAACTGCCCATCACGGCCGTGCATGTGCTCAATAATGACGTGCTGCCCTTCTTCGAGGCTCACAACGCCAAAGTCAGCACGGTACTCAGCGACAACGGCCGCGAGTTCTGCGGCCGTAAGGATCAGCATCCGTATGAGCTGTTCCTTCAGCTCGAAGAAATCGAGCACCGCACCACCAAGGTTCGCCGACCGCAGAGCAACGGCTTCGTCGAGCGGTTGCACCGCACCCTGCTGGACGAGCACTTTCGCATCCAGGGGCGCACCAAGTGGTACGAAGCCCTGGAAGAAATGCAGCAGGACCTGGACGACTATCTGGCCACCTACAACACGAAACGGCCGCATCAAGGCCGCAACATGAAGGGGGCGACGCCCTATGCCGTGTTCAAGAAAGGGCTCCCCAAAGAGACGAAGAAGGAACCCAGGAAAACGGCAGAAAACACTGCTTAA
- a CDS encoding IS30 family transposase, whose product MPHCYRHLTAEDRAAIMMMRTTHSIRAIAAHLGRAPSTVSRELARHTVDASRGYDASLAGYRARLARHRPRQQPKLHPGSELFDLVAYLLRQYWSPQQIASTLSLMFPDDNRRQVSHETIYNALYVMPRGSLKKELIACLRQGNGKRRPRSRGKDRRGQIPDLVSIHMRPPEIEDRLMPGHWEGDLIMGANNRSAVGTLVERTTRLVILAKLDGTTATAAAIGFSDKLNEVPRALRLSMTYDQGREMMQHAEITQRTGTAIYFADPHSPWQRGSNENTNGLLRQYLPKGTDLSVYSQEELDAIADSLNTRPRKTLDWRTPLEVYSEVLKKSVAGPGTLQ is encoded by the coding sequence ATGCCTCATTGCTATCGCCACCTCACTGCTGAAGACCGAGCCGCCATCATGATGATGCGAACCACCCACTCGATCCGGGCCATCGCCGCTCACTTGGGGCGCGCGCCAAGTACCGTGTCACGGGAGCTTGCTCGCCATACGGTCGATGCCAGCAGAGGCTACGATGCCAGCCTGGCAGGCTATAGAGCTCGGTTGGCGCGTCACCGGCCACGTCAGCAACCAAAGCTGCATCCCGGCAGCGAGCTATTCGATTTAGTCGCCTATCTGCTGCGCCAGTACTGGTCACCGCAGCAGATCGCCAGCACACTGTCACTCATGTTTCCTGATGATAATCGCCGCCAGGTCTCCCACGAGACCATCTACAACGCGCTCTATGTGATGCCCCGAGGCTCTCTCAAGAAAGAGCTCATCGCCTGCTTGCGGCAGGGCAACGGCAAGCGTCGGCCGCGCAGCCGGGGTAAAGACCGGCGTGGCCAGATCCCGGACCTGGTTAGCATTCATATGCGGCCGCCCGAGATCGAAGACCGCCTGATGCCCGGCCACTGGGAAGGTGACCTGATCATGGGAGCCAACAACCGATCCGCTGTCGGCACGCTGGTGGAGCGCACCACGCGCCTGGTGATACTGGCCAAACTGGACGGCACGACGGCCACCGCCGCTGCCATCGGGTTCAGCGACAAGCTGAACGAGGTCCCACGCGCCTTGCGGCTCTCCATGACCTACGACCAGGGCAGGGAGATGATGCAGCATGCCGAGATCACACAACGGACCGGGACGGCCATCTATTTCGCCGATCCCCATAGCCCGTGGCAACGAGGCTCTAACGAAAATACCAACGGTTTGTTGCGGCAGTACCTGCCGAAGGGCACGGACCTGTCGGTCTATAGCCAGGAAGAGCTCGATGCCATTGCGGATTCCTTGAACACACGACCGCGCAAGACATTGGACTGGCGAACGCCTCTGGAAGTCTATTCCGAGGTGCTCAAGAAATCGGTCGCTGGACCGGGCACCCTTCAATAG
- a CDS encoding exodeoxyribonuclease VII small subunit → MAERDKQAAGEMAVSEDAEVDFAATVERLERLVEQLESGELSLEGSLAAFEQGVRLTRDAQRRLDEAELRVRTLIERPDGSIDFAPFDAPAAEDDSER, encoded by the coding sequence ATGGCCGAACGTGACAAGCAAGCGGCGGGCGAGATGGCGGTGAGCGAGGACGCCGAAGTCGATTTCGCGGCGACCGTGGAGAGACTGGAACGGCTGGTAGAACAGCTGGAGTCCGGCGAGCTGTCGCTGGAGGGTTCGCTTGCCGCCTTCGAGCAGGGCGTGCGCCTGACCCGCGATGCCCAGCGTCGCCTGGACGAGGCCGAGTTGCGGGTGCGTACCCTGATCGAGCGTCCCGACGGCAGCATTGACTTCGCCCCCTTCGATGCCCCGGCTGCGGAGGATGATAGTGAACGCTGA
- the dxs gene encoding 1-deoxy-D-xylulose-5-phosphate synthase, which translates to MKLYDVIPVERPVTPLLDSLDTPASLRAMTGAQLLQVADELRAYLLYSVGRSGGHFGAGLGVVELTVALHHALETPHDRLVWDVGHQAYPHKILTGRREAMPSIRQYGGLAAFPRRAESPFDTFGVGHSSTSISAALGMALASATRGDRRRVCAVIGDGALTAGMAFEALAHAGHLDANLLVVLNDNEMSISENVGGIASYLAGILSSKPYLTFREEGKRVLSRLPGALELARRTEEHMKGMVSPATLFEEMGFNYIGPLDGHDLPTLIQTLRNIRDLDGPQFLHVKTRKGRGFLPAEADPIGYHAITKLEKNGEAPISKPAVPVKKKLKYCNVFGEWLCDMAAADERLIGITPAMREGSDLIRFSKEYPERYYDVAIAEQHAVTLAAGMACEAMKPVVAIYSTFLQRGYDQLIHDVAVQGLDVTFAIDRAGLVGEDGPTHHGSMDLSFLRCIPGMVVLAPADEAECRAMLSAAYHYPGPAAVRYPRGTGPGVEIPTHLEPLEIGKAERRRESGAKAGKRIALLAFGSLNGPAAEVAEALDASHVNMRSVKPLDRESILAAAAEHDLLVTLEENVVSGGAGSGVNELLAAEGMKVAMLNLGLPDAFVEHGKPAELLAECGLDAAGIEAAIRARLS; encoded by the coding sequence ATGAAGCTCTACGACGTAATACCAGTCGAGCGCCCGGTGACCCCGCTGCTCGATTCGCTGGACACGCCGGCATCACTGCGGGCCATGACCGGTGCCCAACTGCTGCAGGTAGCCGACGAACTTCGCGCGTACCTGCTCTACAGCGTGGGACGCAGCGGCGGCCATTTCGGCGCCGGCCTGGGCGTGGTGGAACTCACCGTGGCGCTGCACCACGCTCTGGAGACGCCGCATGACCGCCTGGTGTGGGACGTTGGCCACCAGGCCTACCCGCACAAAATCCTCACCGGCCGCCGTGAGGCGATGCCCAGCATTCGCCAGTATGGCGGGCTGGCCGCCTTCCCGCGCCGCGCCGAATCGCCTTTCGACACCTTCGGCGTGGGCCACTCCAGCACCTCGATCTCGGCAGCGCTGGGCATGGCGCTGGCAAGCGCCACCCGCGGCGACAGGCGCCGGGTGTGTGCGGTGATCGGCGATGGCGCCTTGACCGCCGGCATGGCTTTCGAAGCGTTGGCGCACGCCGGCCACCTGGACGCCAACTTGCTGGTGGTACTCAATGACAACGAGATGTCGATCTCCGAGAACGTCGGTGGCATCGCCAGCTACTTGGCGGGCATCCTCTCCAGCAAGCCCTACCTGACCTTCCGCGAGGAGGGCAAGCGCGTTCTCTCTCGCCTCCCCGGCGCGCTGGAACTCGCCCGACGCACCGAGGAGCACATGAAGGGCATGGTCAGCCCGGCCACGCTGTTCGAGGAGATGGGCTTCAACTACATCGGCCCGCTCGACGGCCACGACCTGCCCACCCTGATCCAGACCCTGCGCAACATACGCGACCTGGACGGGCCGCAGTTCCTGCACGTGAAGACCCGCAAGGGGCGCGGCTTCCTGCCCGCCGAAGCCGACCCCATCGGCTACCACGCCATCACCAAGCTGGAAAAGAATGGCGAGGCGCCAATCAGCAAGCCCGCCGTACCGGTCAAGAAGAAATTGAAGTACTGCAATGTCTTCGGCGAATGGCTGTGCGACATGGCGGCGGCCGACGAGCGGCTGATCGGTATCACCCCGGCGATGCGCGAAGGTTCCGACCTGATCCGCTTTTCCAAGGAGTATCCCGAGCGCTACTACGACGTGGCCATCGCCGAGCAGCATGCGGTAACGCTGGCCGCCGGCATGGCCTGCGAGGCGATGAAGCCGGTGGTGGCGATATACTCCACCTTCCTGCAGCGCGGCTACGATCAGCTGATTCACGACGTGGCGGTGCAGGGGCTCGACGTCACTTTCGCCATCGATCGCGCCGGCCTGGTGGGCGAGGATGGCCCCACCCACCACGGCAGCATGGACCTCTCCTTCCTGCGTTGCATTCCCGGCATGGTAGTGCTGGCACCGGCCGACGAGGCCGAGTGCCGCGCCATGCTCAGTGCCGCCTATCACTATCCTGGGCCGGCCGCAGTGCGCTACCCGCGCGGCACGGGGCCGGGCGTGGAGATCCCCACGCACCTCGAGCCGCTGGAGATCGGCAAGGCCGAACGGCGGCGCGAGAGCGGCGCCAAGGCGGGCAAGCGCATTGCCCTGCTCGCGTTCGGCAGCCTCAATGGCCCGGCGGCCGAAGTTGCTGAGGCTCTCGATGCCTCCCACGTCAACATGCGCTCGGTCAAGCCGCTCGACCGCGAATCGATCCTTGCAGCCGCGGCCGAGCACGACCTGCTGGTCACCCTCGAGGAGAACGTTGTGTCAGGCGGGGCCGGCAGCGGTGTCAATGAGCTGCTCGCCGCCGAAGGCATGAAGGTTGCCATGCTCAACCTGGGCTTGCCCGATGCCTTCGTCGAGCACGGCAAGCCCGCCGAGCTGTTGGCCGAATGTGGCCTGGACGCTGCCGGTATCGAAGCGGCGATAAGGGCGCGTTTGAGCTAA
- the ispA gene encoding (2E,6E)-farnesyl diphosphate synthase, translating to MIVNADSLAVLLAADRARVDAFLARAFERRQPAAPRLEEAMRHGLLVGGKRLRPLLVYLAGRALGASDEALDAPAAAVELIHSYSLVHDDLPAMDDDDLRRGQPTVHRAFDEATAILAGDALQTLAFEVLAGAAHPRLPALILTLATAAGRDGMVGGQALDLAAVGGHPDVEALATMHAHKTGALIRAAVRMGALTAVDEHDPRVAALERYAEALGLAFQIHDDVLDVTGDTQTLGKASGADAAREKPTYPALLGLEGARRRAGELTEEALVALAPLGEAGDPLAQLARYMIERDH from the coding sequence ATGATAGTGAACGCTGACTCGCTCGCGGTTCTCCTGGCCGCCGACCGGGCGCGCGTCGATGCCTTCCTGGCCCGGGCTTTTGAGCGCCGTCAACCTGCGGCACCGCGCTTGGAGGAGGCCATGCGCCATGGTCTGCTGGTGGGCGGAAAGCGCCTGCGTCCGCTACTGGTCTACCTGGCCGGGCGAGCACTGGGCGCCTCCGATGAGGCGCTCGATGCGCCGGCTGCCGCGGTCGAGCTGATCCATTCCTACTCGCTGGTGCACGACGACTTGCCGGCCATGGACGACGACGACCTGCGCCGCGGCCAGCCCACGGTCCACCGCGCCTTCGACGAGGCCACGGCGATACTCGCCGGCGACGCCTTGCAGACGCTGGCCTTCGAGGTACTCGCCGGTGCCGCTCATCCGCGCCTGCCCGCGCTGATCCTCACCCTGGCCACGGCCGCCGGCCGCGACGGCATGGTCGGCGGCCAGGCACTGGACCTGGCCGCCGTTGGCGGCCACCCTGACGTCGAGGCCCTGGCCACCATGCATGCCCACAAGACCGGTGCGCTGATTCGCGCCGCGGTACGTATGGGCGCGCTGACGGCGGTGGATGAACATGACCCCCGTGTCGCGGCGCTGGAACGATACGCCGAGGCGCTCGGCCTGGCCTTTCAGATTCACGACGACGTCCTCGACGTCACCGGCGATACCCAGACCCTGGGCAAGGCGTCGGGTGCCGATGCAGCACGGGAAAAGCCCACTTATCCCGCCCTGCTGGGGCTGGAAGGCGCCCGCCGCAGGGCCGGCGAGTTGACCGAGGAGGCGCTGGTGGCGTTGGCGCCGCTGGGTGAAGCGGGCGACCCGCTTGCGCAGCTGGCCCGCTACATGATCGAGCGCGACCACTAG
- the eno gene encoding phosphopyruvate hydratase, with product MSTIADIRALEVLDSRGNPTVQAEVRLESGALGVACAPSGASTGSREALELRDGDESRYLGKGVLRAVETVSTTIRERLVGMDSRNQRGLDDAMLALDGTDNKANLGANAILAVSLAAAKAAANTKGVPLYAHIADLYGQPGQYRIPVPMMNILNGGEHADNNVDIQEFMIQPVAAESFREGLRMGAEVFHALKKVLSAKGLSTAVGDEGGFAPNLASNAEALAVIKQAVEDAGYALGRDVVLALDCASSEFFKDGQYALAGEGKAFDAAGFVDYLAELCDQYPIVSIEDGMDESDWEGWKALTDKLGDKVQLVGDDLFVTNTRILKRGIDEKIGNSILIKFNQIGSLSETLEAIRMAQDAGFTAVISHRSGETEDTTIADLAVGTCAGQIKTGSLSRSDRVAKYNRLLVIENELEYPHRASHQFTAPLFGIL from the coding sequence ATGTCAACAATTGCTGATATTCGCGCCCTCGAGGTGCTCGATTCACGCGGCAACCCCACCGTGCAGGCCGAGGTGCGCCTGGAGAGCGGTGCCTTGGGCGTGGCCTGCGCACCCAGCGGAGCCTCAACCGGCTCTCGCGAAGCACTGGAGTTGCGTGACGGAGACGAGAGCCGCTATTTGGGCAAGGGCGTGCTGAGGGCTGTGGAGACCGTAAGCACTACCATCCGCGAGCGCCTAGTGGGTATGGACTCTCGGAACCAGCGCGGCCTCGACGACGCCATGCTGGCCCTCGACGGCACCGACAACAAGGCCAATCTTGGCGCCAATGCCATCCTCGCGGTGTCGCTGGCCGCCGCCAAGGCCGCCGCCAACACCAAGGGTGTGCCGCTCTACGCGCATATCGCTGATCTCTACGGTCAGCCGGGGCAGTACCGGATACCGGTGCCGATGATGAACATCCTCAATGGCGGCGAGCATGCCGACAATAACGTCGACATCCAAGAGTTCATGATCCAGCCAGTGGCTGCGGAGAGCTTCCGTGAGGGTCTGCGCATGGGCGCCGAGGTCTTCCACGCGTTGAAGAAGGTGCTCTCGGCTAAGGGCCTTTCCACTGCGGTTGGCGATGAGGGGGGCTTCGCCCCCAACCTGGCCTCCAACGCCGAGGCACTGGCGGTGATCAAGCAGGCCGTCGAGGACGCCGGCTATGCGCTGGGCCGCGACGTGGTCCTGGCGCTGGACTGTGCCTCATCCGAGTTCTTCAAGGACGGCCAGTACGCCCTAGCAGGCGAGGGCAAGGCCTTCGACGCCGCCGGCTTCGTCGACTACCTGGCCGAGCTGTGCGACCAGTACCCCATCGTCTCCATCGAGGATGGCATGGACGAGTCCGACTGGGAGGGCTGGAAGGCGCTAACCGACAAGCTGGGCGACAAGGTGCAGCTGGTGGGCGACGACCTCTTCGTCACCAACACCCGCATCCTCAAGCGCGGCATCGACGAGAAGATCGGTAACTCCATCCTGATCAAGTTCAACCAGATCGGCTCGCTCTCCGAGACCCTGGAGGCCATTCGCATGGCCCAGGATGCCGGCTTTACCGCGGTGATCTCCCACCGCTCCGGCGAGACCGAGGACACCACCATCGCCGACCTCGCCGTGGGCACCTGCGCCGGCCAGATCAAGACTGGCTCGTTGAGCCGCTCGGACCGCGTCGCCAAGTACAACCGCCTGCTGGTGATCGAGAACGAACTGGAATATCCCCACAGGGCTTCACATCAATTCACCGCACCCTTGTTTGGCATCCTATGA
- the pyk gene encoding pyruvate kinase, with translation MTKLLRSTIRRTKIVATLGPASDREGVLEAMIEAGVDVVRLNFSHGAPEDHRRRLTQVREIADRLGRSVAALGDLQGPKIRVARFAQGAVTLDEGVPFVLDMALDGAAGDAERVGCDYKQLIEDVSAGDRLLLDDGRVVLDVDRIEGQAIHTRVVVGGKLSNNKGINKQGGGLSAPALTDKDRADLKTAIDIGVDYLAVSFPRSAADMHEARELLGEAGREIGLVAKLERAEAVADDVTLDGIIEACEAVMVARGDLGVEIGDARLIGTQKRIIKHARSLNRAVITATQMMESMIESPLPTRAEVFDVANAVLDGTDAVMLSAETAAGDFPVETIEAMDRVCLGAERERIAQKSGHRMYEGFSRVDETIALSAMYAANHLSGVAAIACMTSSGYTPLIASRIRSGLPIVGLAHSAIAQRRMALYRGVVSLPFDTGDMTPTELNERALALLQEKGIAEPGDHVMLTRGDHMNAHGGTNTLKILEVQ, from the coding sequence ATGACTAAATTATTGCGCTCTACTATTCGGCGCACCAAGATCGTCGCCACCCTGGGACCGGCCAGCGACCGCGAGGGCGTGTTGGAAGCGATGATCGAGGCCGGTGTCGACGTGGTGCGCCTCAACTTCTCCCACGGCGCCCCCGAGGATCATCGCCGCCGGCTCACCCAGGTGCGCGAGATCGCCGATCGCCTGGGACGCAGCGTCGCCGCCCTTGGCGATCTGCAGGGCCCGAAGATTCGCGTCGCCCGCTTCGCCCAGGGTGCCGTGACACTCGACGAGGGCGTACCTTTCGTGCTCGACATGGCGCTGGACGGCGCGGCCGGCGACGCCGAGCGCGTCGGCTGCGACTACAAGCAGTTGATCGAGGACGTCAGCGCCGGCGACCGCCTGCTGCTCGACGATGGCCGCGTGGTGCTCGATGTCGACCGCATCGAGGGGCAGGCCATTCACACCCGCGTGGTGGTCGGCGGCAAGCTCTCCAACAACAAGGGCATTAACAAGCAGGGCGGCGGACTCTCGGCGCCGGCGCTCACCGACAAGGACCGTGCCGACCTCAAGACCGCCATCGACATCGGCGTCGACTACCTGGCCGTCTCCTTCCCGCGCTCGGCCGCCGACATGCACGAAGCCCGTGAGCTGCTGGGCGAGGCGGGCCGCGAGATCGGCCTGGTCGCCAAGCTCGAGCGCGCCGAGGCGGTGGCTGACGACGTCACCCTCGATGGCATCATCGAGGCCTGCGAGGCGGTGATGGTGGCACGCGGTGATCTCGGCGTGGAGATCGGCGACGCCCGCCTGATCGGCACCCAGAAGCGCATCATCAAGCATGCCCGCTCGCTGAATCGTGCGGTGATCACCGCGACCCAGATGATGGAGTCGATGATCGAATCGCCCCTGCCGACCCGTGCCGAGGTGTTCGACGTCGCCAATGCGGTGCTCGACGGCACCGACGCGGTGATGCTCTCCGCCGAGACCGCCGCCGGTGATTTCCCGGTGGAAACCATCGAGGCCATGGATCGCGTCTGCCTGGGAGCCGAGCGCGAGCGCATCGCCCAGAAATCCGGCCACCGCATGTATGAAGGTTTTTCGCGGGTCGACGAGACCATTGCGCTGTCCGCCATGTATGCCGCCAACCACCTCTCCGGAGTGGCCGCCATCGCCTGCATGACTTCCTCCGGCTATACGCCGCTGATCGCGTCGCGAATTCGCTCGGGGCTGCCGATCGTCGGCCTGGCCCACAGCGCCATCGCCCAGCGGCGCATGGCGCTCTATCGTGGCGTGGTATCGCTACCTTTCGACACCGGCGACATGACACCCACCGAGCTCAACGAGCGTGCCCTGGCCCTGTTGCAGGAGAAGGGCATTGCCGAGCCCGGCGATCATGTCATGCTGACCCGGGGCGATCACATGAACGCCCACGGCGGCACCAACACCCTGAAGATTCTGGAAGTTCAGTAG